In the Neofelis nebulosa isolate mNeoNeb1 chromosome 11, mNeoNeb1.pri, whole genome shotgun sequence genome, one interval contains:
- the RSRC2 gene encoding arginine/serine-rich coiled-coil protein 2 isoform X1, whose translation MAASDTERDGLAPEKTSPDRDKKKEQSDVSISPRASKHHYSRSRSRSRERKRKSDNEGRKHRSRSRSKEARRHESKDKSSKKHKSEEHNDKEHSSDKGRERLNSSENGEDRHKRKERKSSRGRSHSRSRSRERRHRSRSRERKKSRSRSRERKKSRSRSRERKKSRSRSRERKRRIRSRSRSRSRHRHRSRSRSRTRSRSRDRKKRIEKPRRFSRSLSRTPSPPPFRGRNTAMDAQEALARRLERAKKLQEQREKEMVEKQKQQEIAAAAAATGGSVLNVAALLASGTQVTPQIAMAAQMAALQAKALAETGIAVPSYYNPAAVNPMKFAEQEKKRKMLWQGKKEGDKSQSAEIWEKLNFGNKDQNVKFRKLMGIKSEDEAGCSSVDEESYKTLKQQEEVFRNLDAQYEMARSQTHTQRGMGLGFTSSMRGMDAV comes from the exons GCTAGTGACACAGAGCGAGATGGACTAGCCCCAGAAAAGACATCCCCAGatagagataagaaaaaagagCAGTCAGATGTATCTATTTCTCCTAGAGCCTCAAAACATCATTACTCAAGATCACGATCAAGgtcaagagaaagaaaacgaaAGTCAG ataatgaaggaagaaaacacaggagccGGAGCAGAAGCAAAGAG GCAAGAAGACATGAATCCAAAGATAAATCATCTAAGAAACACAAGTCTGAGGAACATAATGACAAAGAACATTCTTCTGATAAAGGAAGAGAACGACTAAATTCATCTGAAAATGGCGAGGACAGACACAAACGCaaagaaagaaagtcatcaaGAGGCAGAAGTCACTCAAGATCTAGGTCTCGTGAAAG GCGTCATCGTAGTAGAAGCAGAGAGCGGAAGAAGTCTCGATCCAGGAGTAGGGAGCGGAAGAAGTCAAGatccagaagcagagagaggaagaaatcaagATCCAGAAGCCGGGAAAGAAAACGTCGGATCCGATCTCGGTCCCGTTCAAGATCAAGACACAGGCATAGAAGCAGAAGTAGGAGTAGGACAAGGAGTAGAAGTCG agatagaaagaagAGAATTGAAAAACCAAGAAGATTTAGTAGAAGTTTAAGCCGAACTCCCAGTCCACCTCCCTTCAGAGGCAGAAACACAGCAATGGATGCACAAGAAGCTTTAGCTAGGAG GTTGGAAAGGGCAAAGAAATTACAAGAACAGcgagaaaaagaaatggttgaaaaacaaaaacaacaagaaatagCTGcag CAGCTGCAGCCACCGGAGGTTCCGTTCTCAATGTTGCTGCCTTGTTGGCATCAGGAACGCAAGTTACCCCTCAGATAGCTATGGCAGCTCAGATGGCTGCCCTGCAGGCTAAAGCTTTGGCAGAGACCGGAATAGCTGTACCTAGCTATTACAACCCAGCAGCTGTGAATCCAATGAAATTTgctgaacaagagaaaaaaaggaaaatgctttgGCAGGGCAAGAAAGAAGGG GACAAATCCCAGTCTGCTGAAATATGGGAAAAAttgaattttggaaacaaggaCCAAAATGTCAAGTTCAGGAAACTAATGGGTATTAAG AGCGAAGATGAAGCTGGGTGTAGCTCAGTTGATGAAGAAAGTTACAAGACTTTGAAGCAACAGGAAGAAGTATTTAGAAATCTAGATGCTCAGTATGAAATGGCAAGATCACAGACCCACACACAAAGAGGAATGGGATTGGGTTTCACATCATCAATGCGAGGAATGGATGCAGTTTGA
- the RSRC2 gene encoding arginine/serine-rich coiled-coil protein 2 isoform X2, translated as MAASDTERDGLAPEKTSPDRDKKKEQSDVSISPRASKHHYSRSRSRSRERKRKSDNEGRKHRSRSRSKEARRHESKDKSSKKHKSEEHNDKEHSSDKGRERLNSSENGEDRHKRKERKSSRGRSHSRSRSRERRHRSRSRERKKSRSRSRERKKSRSRSRERKKSRSRSRERKRRIRSRSRSRSRHRHRSRSRSRTRSRSRDRKKRIEKPRRFSRSLSRTPSPPPFRGRNTAMDAQEALARRLERAKKLQEQREKEMVEKQKQQEIAAAAATGGSVLNVAALLASGTQVTPQIAMAAQMAALQAKALAETGIAVPSYYNPAAVNPMKFAEQEKKRKMLWQGKKEGDKSQSAEIWEKLNFGNKDQNVKFRKLMGIKSEDEAGCSSVDEESYKTLKQQEEVFRNLDAQYEMARSQTHTQRGMGLGFTSSMRGMDAV; from the exons GCTAGTGACACAGAGCGAGATGGACTAGCCCCAGAAAAGACATCCCCAGatagagataagaaaaaagagCAGTCAGATGTATCTATTTCTCCTAGAGCCTCAAAACATCATTACTCAAGATCACGATCAAGgtcaagagaaagaaaacgaaAGTCAG ataatgaaggaagaaaacacaggagccGGAGCAGAAGCAAAGAG GCAAGAAGACATGAATCCAAAGATAAATCATCTAAGAAACACAAGTCTGAGGAACATAATGACAAAGAACATTCTTCTGATAAAGGAAGAGAACGACTAAATTCATCTGAAAATGGCGAGGACAGACACAAACGCaaagaaagaaagtcatcaaGAGGCAGAAGTCACTCAAGATCTAGGTCTCGTGAAAG GCGTCATCGTAGTAGAAGCAGAGAGCGGAAGAAGTCTCGATCCAGGAGTAGGGAGCGGAAGAAGTCAAGatccagaagcagagagaggaagaaatcaagATCCAGAAGCCGGGAAAGAAAACGTCGGATCCGATCTCGGTCCCGTTCAAGATCAAGACACAGGCATAGAAGCAGAAGTAGGAGTAGGACAAGGAGTAGAAGTCG agatagaaagaagAGAATTGAAAAACCAAGAAGATTTAGTAGAAGTTTAAGCCGAACTCCCAGTCCACCTCCCTTCAGAGGCAGAAACACAGCAATGGATGCACAAGAAGCTTTAGCTAGGAG GTTGGAAAGGGCAAAGAAATTACAAGAACAGcgagaaaaagaaatggttgaaaaacaaaaacaacaagaaatagCTGcag CTGCAGCCACCGGAGGTTCCGTTCTCAATGTTGCTGCCTTGTTGGCATCAGGAACGCAAGTTACCCCTCAGATAGCTATGGCAGCTCAGATGGCTGCCCTGCAGGCTAAAGCTTTGGCAGAGACCGGAATAGCTGTACCTAGCTATTACAACCCAGCAGCTGTGAATCCAATGAAATTTgctgaacaagagaaaaaaaggaaaatgctttgGCAGGGCAAGAAAGAAGGG GACAAATCCCAGTCTGCTGAAATATGGGAAAAAttgaattttggaaacaaggaCCAAAATGTCAAGTTCAGGAAACTAATGGGTATTAAG AGCGAAGATGAAGCTGGGTGTAGCTCAGTTGATGAAGAAAGTTACAAGACTTTGAAGCAACAGGAAGAAGTATTTAGAAATCTAGATGCTCAGTATGAAATGGCAAGATCACAGACCCACACACAAAGAGGAATGGGATTGGGTTTCACATCATCAATGCGAGGAATGGATGCAGTTTGA
- the RSRC2 gene encoding arginine/serine-rich coiled-coil protein 2 isoform X4, with translation MIRTNFFLKQARRHESKDKSSKKHKSEEHNDKEHSSDKGRERLNSSENGEDRHKRKERKSSRGRSHSRSRSRERRHRSRSRERKKSRSRSRERKKSRSRSRERKKSRSRSRERKRRIRSRSRSRSRHRHRSRSRSRTRSRSRDRKKRIEKPRRFSRSLSRTPSPPPFRGRNTAMDAQEALARRLERAKKLQEQREKEMVEKQKQQEIAAAAATGGSVLNVAALLASGTQVTPQIAMAAQMAALQAKALAETGIAVPSYYNPAAVNPMKFAEQEKKRKMLWQGKKEGDKSQSAEIWEKLNFGNKDQNVKFRKLMGIKSEDEAGCSSVDEESYKTLKQQEEVFRNLDAQYEMARSQTHTQRGMGLGFTSSMRGMDAV, from the exons ATGATAAG AACCAACTTCTTCTTAAAACAGGCAAGAAGACATGAATCCAAAGATAAATCATCTAAGAAACACAAGTCTGAGGAACATAATGACAAAGAACATTCTTCTGATAAAGGAAGAGAACGACTAAATTCATCTGAAAATGGCGAGGACAGACACAAACGCaaagaaagaaagtcatcaaGAGGCAGAAGTCACTCAAGATCTAGGTCTCGTGAAAG GCGTCATCGTAGTAGAAGCAGAGAGCGGAAGAAGTCTCGATCCAGGAGTAGGGAGCGGAAGAAGTCAAGatccagaagcagagagaggaagaaatcaagATCCAGAAGCCGGGAAAGAAAACGTCGGATCCGATCTCGGTCCCGTTCAAGATCAAGACACAGGCATAGAAGCAGAAGTAGGAGTAGGACAAGGAGTAGAAGTCG agatagaaagaagAGAATTGAAAAACCAAGAAGATTTAGTAGAAGTTTAAGCCGAACTCCCAGTCCACCTCCCTTCAGAGGCAGAAACACAGCAATGGATGCACAAGAAGCTTTAGCTAGGAG GTTGGAAAGGGCAAAGAAATTACAAGAACAGcgagaaaaagaaatggttgaaaaacaaaaacaacaagaaatagCTGcag CTGCAGCCACCGGAGGTTCCGTTCTCAATGTTGCTGCCTTGTTGGCATCAGGAACGCAAGTTACCCCTCAGATAGCTATGGCAGCTCAGATGGCTGCCCTGCAGGCTAAAGCTTTGGCAGAGACCGGAATAGCTGTACCTAGCTATTACAACCCAGCAGCTGTGAATCCAATGAAATTTgctgaacaagagaaaaaaaggaaaatgctttgGCAGGGCAAGAAAGAAGGG GACAAATCCCAGTCTGCTGAAATATGGGAAAAAttgaattttggaaacaaggaCCAAAATGTCAAGTTCAGGAAACTAATGGGTATTAAG AGCGAAGATGAAGCTGGGTGTAGCTCAGTTGATGAAGAAAGTTACAAGACTTTGAAGCAACAGGAAGAAGTATTTAGAAATCTAGATGCTCAGTATGAAATGGCAAGATCACAGACCCACACACAAAGAGGAATGGGATTGGGTTTCACATCATCAATGCGAGGAATGGATGCAGTTTGA
- the RSRC2 gene encoding arginine/serine-rich coiled-coil protein 2 isoform X3, translated as MIRTNFFLKQARRHESKDKSSKKHKSEEHNDKEHSSDKGRERLNSSENGEDRHKRKERKSSRGRSHSRSRSRERRHRSRSRERKKSRSRSRERKKSRSRSRERKKSRSRSRERKRRIRSRSRSRSRHRHRSRSRSRTRSRSRDRKKRIEKPRRFSRSLSRTPSPPPFRGRNTAMDAQEALARRLERAKKLQEQREKEMVEKQKQQEIAAAAAATGGSVLNVAALLASGTQVTPQIAMAAQMAALQAKALAETGIAVPSYYNPAAVNPMKFAEQEKKRKMLWQGKKEGDKSQSAEIWEKLNFGNKDQNVKFRKLMGIKSEDEAGCSSVDEESYKTLKQQEEVFRNLDAQYEMARSQTHTQRGMGLGFTSSMRGMDAV; from the exons ATGATAAG AACCAACTTCTTCTTAAAACAGGCAAGAAGACATGAATCCAAAGATAAATCATCTAAGAAACACAAGTCTGAGGAACATAATGACAAAGAACATTCTTCTGATAAAGGAAGAGAACGACTAAATTCATCTGAAAATGGCGAGGACAGACACAAACGCaaagaaagaaagtcatcaaGAGGCAGAAGTCACTCAAGATCTAGGTCTCGTGAAAG GCGTCATCGTAGTAGAAGCAGAGAGCGGAAGAAGTCTCGATCCAGGAGTAGGGAGCGGAAGAAGTCAAGatccagaagcagagagaggaagaaatcaagATCCAGAAGCCGGGAAAGAAAACGTCGGATCCGATCTCGGTCCCGTTCAAGATCAAGACACAGGCATAGAAGCAGAAGTAGGAGTAGGACAAGGAGTAGAAGTCG agatagaaagaagAGAATTGAAAAACCAAGAAGATTTAGTAGAAGTTTAAGCCGAACTCCCAGTCCACCTCCCTTCAGAGGCAGAAACACAGCAATGGATGCACAAGAAGCTTTAGCTAGGAG GTTGGAAAGGGCAAAGAAATTACAAGAACAGcgagaaaaagaaatggttgaaaaacaaaaacaacaagaaatagCTGcag CAGCTGCAGCCACCGGAGGTTCCGTTCTCAATGTTGCTGCCTTGTTGGCATCAGGAACGCAAGTTACCCCTCAGATAGCTATGGCAGCTCAGATGGCTGCCCTGCAGGCTAAAGCTTTGGCAGAGACCGGAATAGCTGTACCTAGCTATTACAACCCAGCAGCTGTGAATCCAATGAAATTTgctgaacaagagaaaaaaaggaaaatgctttgGCAGGGCAAGAAAGAAGGG GACAAATCCCAGTCTGCTGAAATATGGGAAAAAttgaattttggaaacaaggaCCAAAATGTCAAGTTCAGGAAACTAATGGGTATTAAG AGCGAAGATGAAGCTGGGTGTAGCTCAGTTGATGAAGAAAGTTACAAGACTTTGAAGCAACAGGAAGAAGTATTTAGAAATCTAGATGCTCAGTATGAAATGGCAAGATCACAGACCCACACACAAAGAGGAATGGGATTGGGTTTCACATCATCAATGCGAGGAATGGATGCAGTTTGA